The DNA sequence CTTGTTGACCACATAGGCGCGTCCGTGGTAGGCCTTCCCTGCCTTAACAGCTGCGATGACCGGATTGGGAGCGCCGTCAGGGTTGACTGCCGGGATGAAAGTGCCGATTGCGCGTTTGCCCGCTTCATTCTGCACAGTAGTGGCAACGCGAATCATGTCGCCGTTGTCGTTCATGCGCTGAAAGATGGTGGCGGTTTCGCCGACCAAATGCGTCACATTGTCAACCACAATGGTCTTGACTCCAGGCTCAATGTTTTGTCCCAGCCACCGGTTTCCCACAAGCATCCTGGGAAGCTGCACCTGCAATTCCTGTTTGGTGAATTGATTAATAGCAGCCCATTTAACGGTATCTTGCGACAGGGAGATGCCACCGGCACTGGCCAGCAAATGCCGTGCTACATTAAGGTTGTAATTGACCTGCTGCTGGACCGCCTCATTCTCCGTTCGGACGAGATTGTAGACTCCCTGGGTGATGTGGTCCAGATCGGCATTGATCAACAAGTCGACTTCGCTCTGGGCAAGCCGGTTGTACTGCCCGCTCTGCCACACCGCAAGCAACACCAGGGCGACCGCAGTAATCATTACACTGCCTGCTCCCAGCAGGGAAACCTTGACGCTCAGCCTGAGATTCCTGAACATGGTGAACATAGGCTTGATCTCGCTATCAGTTGGCGATGCCCAGCTTTTTCAAAGCTTCCAGATCGTACAATCCGGCCCGCTCCAGGATCCAGGCCGAGAGGACCGGATTTGCCTCTCTCGCCTGCTCACCCAGCCTGCGGATGCGAGTGATGTTTTTCCTGTTAAGTGCCTCGCTGAAAGATTGCAGCCATTCAGCAGACATGTTTTCCAGGGTCGGAGGCTTCGTAGCCGCCACTTCTGTTGCTTTGGACCCCTTCTCCTCGAACTCGAACTGTACCCCGGCATGGCGAGCCAGAACATTGTAAAGCTCCTGGGCCCGGAACGGTTTGGCAACGAAACCATTGATCCCTGCGTCGAAGAACTGCTGCTGAGACTCCTTGAAGGCGTTGGCAGTTATGCCGATGATGGCCAGCGACTCCCGACCAAAGTTGTTGCGCAGGATGCGGGTCGCCTCCATGCCATCCATATCTGGCATGACCTGGTCCATGAGAATAACCCGCGGCGGTCTAGCCTGCGCCTTTGCAATGGCTTCCAGACCGTTTGCCGCCTCATCGACAGTGAAGCCGATCAGTTCAAGCAGCTCCCGCAGGAGCTGGCGGTTGGTATCCAAATCGTCAACCACCAAGACCCGGACCTCTCCCTGGCCAGGAGCAAGTCGGGCCACACGATGCGAAATATCGTGAACTGTCGGAGCTTCAGCAGTCAGTGGCGCCGAAAAAACAAACCGGAAGCAATTACCCTGGCCAGCCGAGCTCTCCAGGGTTATGTCGCCCCCCATCAGCCTGGCATATTCCCGGCTGATGGCGAGCCCGAGCCCGGTGCCGCCTGCTGCCTGTTCGCCGCTCTTGACTCGCTCGAACGGACGGAACAGCTTAGCCTGCTCCTCAGAAGAAATGCTGGAGCCGGTATCGCACACCTCCAACAATATCCGGTCGGTGCCAGCCGGGGCAGCACGCAAGACTATAGAGCCGAATTCGGTAAACTTGACCGCGTTCCCCAGCAAATTGATCATAATCTGGCGCAGCTTGCCGGAATCGGCAACAACGTATCGAGGAAGATTATCGGCAAGATCAAGCCCGAAGGAGAGCCGCTTCTCTTCCGCCTTTAAGCGAAACATCCCGGCCAGATCCTCCAGCAGGCCGGCCAGATAAAGCGGCTGATTCCTGATCTCCACCCTTCCGGACTCAATACTGGACATCTCCAGGATGTCATTGATTATCGAGAGCAGATGTTCACCGCTCTTCATAATAGTGGCAACCTTGTTGTGACCTTCCGGAGAAAGAGAGGGATCAGTCTCCAGCAGTTGGGCGAACCCGAGCACCGCGTTCATCGGCGTTCTGATCTCGTGACTCATGTTGGCCAGGAACATGCTTTTGGCCTGACTGGCGGCATTGGCGGCATCACGGGCAAGAAGCAGCTCAGAGGTCCGCTCTTCCACCATGAATTCAAGATGTTCTCGATGGCGCCTTAGTTCTTCCTCCACCATTTTGCGCTCAGTAATGTCGCGGCCGACCCCAAGGACACCGACAAGTTTACCCTCGGCATCATACATCGGCGTTTTTATGGTCTCCAGCAACGCGTTATGGCCATCATCGGCGAACGTTATCCATTCCTCGTTGCTGCTGGGACCCTCCGTAAGCATGGCCTTGCGGTCATGTTCACGAAATGAGTCTGCCAGCTCCCGGTCCACGAAATCGTAGTCGGTTTTACCAACGATATCAGCAGCGCTCGCACCGAAGAACCGCTCAAACATCCTGTTACACGAAAGATAGATGCCATCTGCGTTTTTCAGCCAGACCAGGTCCGGCATGGTATTCATGAGGGTGTTTAAGAACGAGGCATTTGCCCGTTGGGTCTCCAGGCTTTTGTTCAACTCTGCCGTCTTCAAGCTTACCGTCTTACGCAAGGTGTAATTCCAGGCGCTCAGGATGATAAGCAGCAGAACGAGTCCCCCGGCGATCCCAAATAGCTGACGGAGTGAGTTGCTATCAAACGGCTTTGCACCATACCATCTGGTCTCTATCCGTTTCAGCTCATCAGGGGAAATACGGGCGAAACCGCTTTCAACAAGTGACAACAAATCACTGTTCCCCTTTTTGACCCCTCTATGGAAATAGCCGGTGTGCAGTGGGGCAGATTGCTTGAAGCGATCGACAATGCCGTGTTTGTTGAGAAAATAAAGGGCGGGAGGAGTACCCATCACGAACACGCTTACCTTACGCTCTTTTGCGGTCCGGATGATCTCCTCGAAACTGTCGAAGAGCAGCAGATTGTCAACGCCGCTCTGCTTAAGGATGCTGATCATGGCATCGCCACGCTTGTCTGCTACGGAAAAGCCTTTCAGTGAGGCGGCATCGGTGATGCCGGAGATATGCTTGTCAAAGAAGATCGAGACCTCGATCTTGGCATAGGGTTTGGTAAAATCAAGCCATTGGGAGCGCTCCTCGGTCTTGAAAATAGTGTCGATAACATCAAACTCTCCGGATTTCATGCCGCTGACAGCCTTGCCCCAGTCCATGGGGCATATTTTTACCGCAACCCCGGTCTTCTTCTCCCAAAGACGCCACTGGTCGATCAGTATGCCTTGAGGTTGAGCACTACTGTCTCTGAAACTGAAAGGAGGGTAGTTATCATCCATGACAACACTTATAGAGCGGGGAACAGTTTCGGCAAAAGCGTACCCAACAGGGCAGGCAACGATGAAGAGCAGCAGCCAGAATATGCCGAACAGGCATGGACTTTTATCTGTCATAGATGATGCCTCTTTAATCCACGATCCCCCCCGAAAGCCACTGCTCCTCCGGAGATAATTCAGACTGATTGCTCCGGCCCGCAAGCGGGGCATAACTTAAACGTTGAAGCCGAGCTGTCGGACCTGTTCCAGCAGCTGGCGCTGCTCTATCGGCTTCATTACGTAGGCGTCGCATAACGAGTGATATGACGACATGATCATCTTCATATCCTCAAGTGCAGTAACCATGATTATCATGCACCGGTTACGCCTTTTTATCCCCAGCTCCCCTTCTTCCATGTCGCGGATTTTCTTCAGAGCCTCCACCCCGTCAACTTCAGGCATCATGATGTCCAGACAGATCAGGTCATAAGGTTTTCCTTCCTTGTGCCCTGTAGCAAAGGCATCAAACGCCTCCTGACCGTTGGTGGCCGCATCGCATTCGCCGAGAGGGGCAAGACAGGCAAGCATCAGCTTGCGACAATAAAAATCATCTTCAGCAATAAGAATCCTCATGGTTGTTCTCCTTGTGCGGGATAAAAAATCGGATCGTTTTTCACTCACTCATGGGAAGCGCTATGTAAAAGACGCTCCCCGGTGTACCTTGGTCTGATTCCGCCCAGATTGCCCCCCCATGAAGGGCAACCAGTTTATGAGAAAGTGACAGACCCAGGCCGGTGCCTTCATACTTTCGGGTCGAAGAATTGTCAGCCTGCACGAACGGCTCGAAAATCCGCTGCATATCCTCCGGTCTGATGCCGATTCCGGT is a window from the Geoanaerobacter pelophilus genome containing:
- a CDS encoding transporter substrate-binding domain-containing protein — protein: MTDKSPCLFGIFWLLLFIVACPVGYAFAETVPRSISVVMDDNYPPFSFRDSSAQPQGILIDQWRLWEKKTGVAVKICPMDWGKAVSGMKSGEFDVIDTIFKTEERSQWLDFTKPYAKIEVSIFFDKHISGITDAASLKGFSVADKRGDAMISILKQSGVDNLLLFDSFEEIIRTAKERKVSVFVMGTPPALYFLNKHGIVDRFKQSAPLHTGYFHRGVKKGNSDLLSLVESGFARISPDELKRIETRWYGAKPFDSNSLRQLFGIAGGLVLLLIILSAWNYTLRKTVSLKTAELNKSLETQRANASFLNTLMNTMPDLVWLKNADGIYLSCNRMFERFFGASAADIVGKTDYDFVDRELADSFREHDRKAMLTEGPSSNEEWITFADDGHNALLETIKTPMYDAEGKLVGVLGVGRDITERKMVEEELRRHREHLEFMVEERTSELLLARDAANAASQAKSMFLANMSHEIRTPMNAVLGFAQLLETDPSLSPEGHNKVATIMKSGEHLLSIINDILEMSSIESGRVEIRNQPLYLAGLLEDLAGMFRLKAEEKRLSFGLDLADNLPRYVVADSGKLRQIMINLLGNAVKFTEFGSIVLRAAPAGTDRILLEVCDTGSSISSEEQAKLFRPFERVKSGEQAAGGTGLGLAISREYARLMGGDITLESSAGQGNCFRFVFSAPLTAEAPTVHDISHRVARLAPGQGEVRVLVVDDLDTNRQLLRELLELIGFTVDEAANGLEAIAKAQARPPRVILMDQVMPDMDGMEATRILRNNFGRESLAIIGITANAFKESQQQFFDAGINGFVAKPFRAQELYNVLARHAGVQFEFEEKGSKATEVAATKPPTLENMSAEWLQSFSEALNRKNITRIRRLGEQAREANPVLSAWILERAGLYDLEALKKLGIAN
- a CDS encoding response regulator, with translation MRILIAEDDFYCRKLMLACLAPLGECDAATNGQEAFDAFATGHKEGKPYDLICLDIMMPEVDGVEALKKIRDMEEGELGIKRRNRCMIIMVTALEDMKMIMSSYHSLCDAYVMKPIEQRQLLEQVRQLGFNV